In Actinomadura citrea, a single window of DNA contains:
- a CDS encoding putative bifunctional diguanylate cyclase/phosphodiesterase, giving the protein MKDPNNTRNTAPRRGSPLWIYFVVVILLGVAAGVAAFSGLTRADLDALAGTPVFWILGCFIIFGELRPIITPGSTENNGATTSTTFSFAALLYAGLPIAAALQAVAVITCGIFRARSPHRIAFNVAQYTLSLAAAQLVLALSGDLATPSQLWVPHGSDLPAIALAGTVYFVCNDTLVGAAVALHARVSLVKSLRWDLAYQVLVHLALLGLAPLMVIAMDRSAVFVPLIVLPFIAVYLNASVSVRREHQALHDGLTGLPNRKLLIVRTEEALAEARGADRRLPRAAGLGARRRKAADPPDHRAGLFLLDLDRFKEVNDTLGHPTGDRLLQLVAHRLTHSVRPGDLVARLGGDEFAVLLPTVRDEAAAREVAARLRAALSEPVRLDGMSFDLEASVGIALFPDHAPDFELLLQRADVAMYNAKEARTGVETYSPGKDRNSPARLSMLGDLRRALDRSELELFYQPKIALRDGHLVGMEALLRWRHPDKGLLEPEAFLSVAEQTYLMRSITHYVVQAALAQTAAWWRADMPVQVAVNASGRDLLDTGLTEVIEEGLLARGLPAAALQLEITERILMNEPAYASDTVSALAELGIPLSLDDFGTGYSSLVRLKRLPVEEIKIDSSFVQRLADSPDDAVIVRSIVDLVRTLGLRSVAEGVEDPETAERLREMGCDAAQGWHFCRPMDAAAATEWLYSFAVPSVKAPGGA; this is encoded by the coding sequence ATGAAGGACCCGAACAACACGCGGAACACGGCGCCACGCCGTGGCTCCCCGTTGTGGATCTACTTCGTCGTCGTCATCCTGCTCGGCGTCGCCGCCGGAGTCGCCGCGTTCTCCGGGCTGACCCGCGCCGACCTCGACGCCCTCGCCGGGACCCCCGTGTTCTGGATCCTCGGCTGCTTCATCATCTTCGGCGAGCTGCGGCCGATCATCACGCCCGGCAGCACCGAGAACAACGGCGCCACCACCTCGACGACGTTCTCGTTCGCCGCGCTGCTGTACGCGGGGCTGCCCATCGCGGCCGCCCTCCAGGCCGTCGCCGTGATCACCTGCGGGATCTTCCGCGCCCGCTCCCCGCACCGCATCGCCTTCAACGTCGCCCAGTACACGCTCAGCCTGGCCGCCGCCCAGCTCGTCCTCGCGCTCTCCGGCGACCTCGCGACCCCCTCGCAGCTGTGGGTGCCGCACGGCTCCGACCTGCCCGCGATCGCGCTCGCCGGCACCGTCTACTTCGTCTGCAACGACACCCTCGTCGGCGCCGCCGTCGCGCTGCACGCCCGCGTGTCGCTCGTGAAGTCGCTCCGCTGGGACCTCGCCTACCAGGTCCTCGTGCACCTGGCGCTGCTCGGTCTCGCCCCGCTGATGGTGATCGCGATGGACCGGTCCGCCGTCTTCGTGCCACTGATCGTCCTGCCGTTCATCGCCGTCTACCTCAACGCCTCCGTCTCGGTCCGGCGCGAGCACCAGGCGCTGCACGACGGACTGACCGGCCTGCCCAACCGCAAGCTGCTGATCGTCCGCACCGAGGAGGCCCTCGCCGAGGCGCGCGGCGCGGACCGGCGCCTCCCGCGCGCCGCCGGCCTCGGAGCCCGGCGGCGCAAGGCGGCCGACCCGCCGGACCACCGCGCCGGCCTGTTCCTGCTCGACCTCGACCGGTTCAAGGAGGTCAACGACACCCTCGGGCACCCCACCGGCGACCGGCTGCTGCAGCTCGTCGCGCACCGGCTCACCCACAGCGTCCGCCCCGGCGACCTCGTCGCGCGGCTCGGCGGAGACGAGTTCGCGGTGCTGCTGCCCACCGTGCGGGACGAGGCCGCCGCCCGCGAGGTCGCCGCCCGGCTGCGCGCCGCGCTCTCCGAACCGGTCCGGCTGGACGGCATGTCGTTCGACCTGGAGGCCAGCGTCGGCATCGCGCTGTTCCCCGACCACGCGCCCGACTTCGAGCTGCTGCTGCAACGCGCCGACGTCGCCATGTACAACGCCAAGGAGGCCCGGACCGGCGTCGAGACGTACTCGCCCGGCAAGGACCGCAACTCCCCGGCCCGGCTCAGCATGCTCGGCGACCTGCGCCGCGCCCTCGACCGCTCCGAGCTGGAGCTGTTCTACCAGCCGAAGATCGCGCTGCGGGACGGCCACCTCGTCGGCATGGAGGCCCTGCTGCGCTGGCGCCACCCCGACAAGGGCCTCCTGGAACCCGAGGCGTTCCTGTCGGTGGCCGAGCAGACCTACCTGATGCGCTCGATCACCCACTACGTGGTGCAGGCCGCGCTCGCCCAGACCGCCGCGTGGTGGCGGGCGGACATGCCCGTCCAGGTCGCGGTGAACGCCTCGGGACGCGACCTGCTCGACACCGGCCTCACCGAGGTCATCGAGGAGGGCCTGCTCGCCCGCGGCCTGCCCGCCGCCGCGCTCCAGTTGGAGATCACCGAGCGCATCCTGATGAACGAGCCCGCCTACGCCTCCGACACGGTGAGCGCCCTCGCCGAGCTCGGCATCCCGCTCAGCCTGGACGACTTCGGCACCGGCTACTCCTCCCTCGTCCGGCTCAAGCGCCTGCCCGTCGAGGAGATCAAGATCGACTCCTCGTTCGTGCAGCGCCTGGCCGACTCGCCCGACGACGCCGTCATCGTCCGCTCGATCGTCGACCTCGTCCGCACCCTCGGCCTGCGTTCGGTCGCCGAGGGCGTCGAGGACCCCGAGACCGCCGAGAGGCTCCGCGAGATGGGCTGCGACGCCGCGCAGGGCTGGCACTTCTGCCGCCCCATGGACGCCGCGGCGGCCACAGAATGGCTGTACTCCTTCGCCGTCCCCTCGGTCAAGGCCCCCGGAGGCGCCTGA
- a CDS encoding DUF6458 family protein, with protein sequence MTIGGSIALIIIGAILAYAVNYDISGIDIRLVGVILMIGGVIGLVVGIVRIMSARRAVDRRPPPAAVREEYYPDDYEARRRY encoded by the coding sequence GTGACCATCGGCGGCAGCATCGCCCTGATCATTATCGGCGCGATCCTGGCATACGCAGTGAACTACGACATCAGCGGGATCGACATCCGGCTGGTCGGCGTCATCCTGATGATCGGCGGCGTGATCGGCCTGGTCGTCGGCATCGTGCGGATCATGTCCGCCCGCCGCGCCGTCGATCGCCGGCCCCCGCCGGCGGCGGTGCGCGAGGAGTACTACCCGGACGACTACGAGGCCCGGCGCCGCTACTGA
- the gatC gene encoding Asp-tRNA(Asn)/Glu-tRNA(Gln) amidotransferase subunit GatC, with protein sequence MSAITRDEVSHLARLSRLALGDDELDHLAAQLDQIISAVARVQEVAAEDIPPTSHALPLTNVYRTDEVRQCLRPEQALAGAPAAEGQRFRVPRILDEEA encoded by the coding sequence ATGTCCGCCATCACCCGTGACGAGGTGTCGCACCTCGCCCGGCTGTCCCGGCTGGCGCTCGGCGACGATGAGCTCGACCATCTCGCCGCCCAGCTCGACCAGATCATCTCCGCGGTCGCGCGGGTGCAGGAGGTCGCGGCGGAGGACATCCCGCCCACCTCCCACGCGCTGCCGCTGACCAACGTCTACCGGACGGACGAGGTGCGACAGTGCCTCCGGCCCGAGCAGGCCCTCGCCGGCGCCCCGGCCGCCGAGGGGCAGCGCTTCCGCGTGCCGCGGATCCTCGATGAGGAGGCCTAA
- the gatA gene encoding Asp-tRNA(Asn)/Glu-tRNA(Gln) amidotransferase subunit GatA, which translates to MSELVRKSAAELGKLIAAGEASAVEVAEAHLDRIAAVDGSVNAFLHVDRETTLAQARGVDERRAAGEELGPLAGVPIAHKDVFTTVDMPTTAGSKILEGWRPPYDATVTARLRQAGLVILGKTNMDEFAMGSSTENSAYLTSRNPWDLERVPGGSSGGSSAAVAAYEAPLSTGTDTGGSIRQPASVTGIVGMKPTYGGSSRYGVIAFASSLDTPGPFARNVLDAALLHEAFSGHDVMDSTSVEEAVPPVVEAARRGDVNGLRVGVVKEFAGDGYQAGVSARFNEAVELLESLGAKVVEVSCPHFSYALPAYYLIAPSECSSNLARFDAMRYGLRVGDDGSRSAEEVMALTRAEGFGPEVKRRIMLGTYALSSGYYDAYYGKAQQVRTLIKRDFEAAFEQVDVLVSPTTPTTAFPIGERADDPIAMYLADLCTIPANLTGNAAISVPCGLSDGLPVGLQIMAPVLGDDRVYRVGAAVERALEDRWGGPLLAKAPELVEAK; encoded by the coding sequence GTGAGTGAGCTGGTGAGGAAGAGTGCGGCGGAGCTCGGGAAGCTGATCGCCGCCGGTGAGGCGTCGGCCGTCGAGGTGGCCGAGGCGCACCTGGACCGCATCGCGGCGGTGGACGGCAGCGTCAACGCGTTCCTGCACGTCGACCGCGAGACGACGCTGGCGCAGGCCCGCGGGGTGGACGAGCGGCGCGCGGCGGGGGAGGAGCTCGGCCCGCTGGCCGGCGTCCCCATCGCGCACAAGGACGTGTTCACCACCGTGGACATGCCCACCACCGCCGGATCCAAGATCCTTGAGGGCTGGCGGCCGCCGTACGACGCGACCGTGACGGCGCGGCTGCGGCAGGCCGGGCTGGTGATCCTCGGCAAGACGAACATGGACGAGTTCGCGATGGGCTCGTCCACGGAGAACAGCGCCTACCTCACCTCCCGCAACCCGTGGGACCTGGAGCGGGTCCCGGGCGGGTCGTCCGGCGGGTCGTCGGCGGCGGTCGCCGCGTACGAGGCGCCGCTGTCCACCGGCACCGACACCGGCGGCTCCATCCGGCAGCCCGCCTCGGTCACCGGCATCGTCGGCATGAAGCCCACCTACGGCGGCTCGTCCCGCTACGGCGTCATCGCGTTCGCGTCCTCGCTCGACACGCCGGGCCCGTTCGCCCGCAACGTGCTGGACGCGGCGCTGCTGCACGAGGCGTTCAGCGGCCACGACGTGATGGACTCCACCTCGGTGGAGGAGGCCGTCCCGCCGGTCGTGGAGGCCGCGCGCCGCGGCGACGTCAACGGGCTGCGCGTCGGGGTCGTGAAGGAGTTCGCGGGCGACGGCTACCAGGCGGGCGTCTCCGCGCGCTTCAACGAGGCGGTCGAGCTGCTGGAGTCCCTCGGCGCGAAGGTCGTCGAGGTGTCCTGCCCGCACTTCTCCTACGCGCTGCCCGCCTACTACCTGATCGCGCCGTCGGAGTGCTCGTCCAACCTGGCGCGCTTCGACGCGATGCGGTACGGCCTGCGCGTCGGCGACGACGGCAGCCGCAGCGCCGAGGAGGTCATGGCGCTGACCCGCGCGGAGGGCTTCGGGCCCGAGGTCAAGCGGCGCATCATGCTCGGCACCTACGCGCTGTCGTCGGGCTACTACGACGCCTACTACGGCAAGGCGCAGCAGGTCCGCACGCTGATCAAGCGCGACTTCGAGGCCGCGTTCGAGCAGGTGGACGTGCTGGTCTCGCCGACCACGCCGACCACCGCGTTCCCGATCGGCGAGCGCGCCGACGACCCGATCGCCATGTACCTGGCCGACCTGTGCACGATCCCGGCCAACCTCACCGGCAACGCCGCGATCTCGGTGCCGTGCGGTCTGTCGGACGGCCTGCCCGTCGGCCTGCAGATCATGGCCCCCGTCCTCGGCGACGACCGCGTCTACCGCGTCGGCGCCGCCGTCGAGCGGGCCCTCGAAGACCGCTGGGGCGGCCCGCTGCTGGCCAAGGCCCCGGAACTGGTGGAGGCGAAGTGA
- the gatB gene encoding Asp-tRNA(Asn)/Glu-tRNA(Gln) amidotransferase subunit GatB, with translation MDYDEALAKFEPVLGIETHIELGTASKMFCGCPTAFGAEPNTQVCPVCLGLPGSLPVTNHAAIEGIIKIGLALNCDIVEWCRFARKNYFYPDMPKNYQISQYDEPLCVEGHLDVEVEGETYRIGIERVHMEEDTGKSLHVGGSTGRIHGAEYSLVDYNRAGIPLVEIVTKPIPATGDRAPLVARAYATELRELVRSLGVSDVRMEQGSMRCDVNVSLMPRGAEKWGTRTETKNVNSLRSVERSVRSEIERQAGVLDAGGTIVQETRHFHEDTGRTTSGRSKEEAQDYRYFPEPDLVPMAPAREWVEELRATLPELPAARRGRIQREWNLSDLELRDVVNAGAVDLIEATVAQGTDAAAARKWWMNELSRRATEQGVELADLPITPEQVARVQAMISAGELNDKLARKVFEGVLAGEGGPDEVVAARGLKVVSDEGELSSVIDQVIAGNADVADKIRAGKVAAAGALVGAVMKATRGQADAGRARELILEKLGAS, from the coding sequence ATGGACTACGACGAGGCGCTGGCGAAGTTCGAACCGGTGCTCGGCATCGAGACGCACATCGAGCTCGGCACCGCGTCCAAGATGTTCTGCGGGTGCCCGACGGCGTTCGGCGCGGAGCCGAACACGCAGGTGTGCCCGGTGTGCCTGGGTCTGCCGGGATCGCTGCCGGTCACCAACCACGCCGCGATCGAGGGCATCATCAAGATCGGTCTCGCGCTGAACTGCGACATCGTGGAGTGGTGCCGGTTCGCCCGGAAGAACTACTTCTATCCGGACATGCCGAAGAACTACCAGATCTCGCAGTACGACGAGCCGCTCTGCGTGGAGGGCCACCTCGACGTCGAGGTCGAGGGCGAGACGTACCGGATCGGGATCGAGCGCGTCCACATGGAGGAGGACACCGGCAAGTCGCTGCACGTCGGCGGCTCGACGGGGCGCATCCACGGCGCGGAGTACTCCCTCGTCGACTACAACCGGGCGGGCATCCCGCTGGTGGAGATCGTCACCAAGCCGATCCCCGCGACCGGCGACCGGGCGCCGCTGGTGGCGCGGGCGTACGCGACGGAGCTGCGCGAGCTGGTCCGGTCGCTCGGCGTGTCGGACGTGCGCATGGAGCAGGGCTCGATGCGCTGCGACGTGAACGTCTCGCTGATGCCGCGCGGCGCCGAGAAGTGGGGCACGCGGACCGAGACCAAGAACGTCAACTCGCTGCGGTCGGTCGAGCGGTCCGTCCGGTCGGAGATCGAGCGGCAGGCGGGCGTGCTGGACGCCGGCGGCACCATCGTCCAGGAGACCCGGCACTTCCACGAGGACACCGGCCGCACCACGAGCGGGCGCAGCAAGGAGGAGGCGCAGGACTACCGCTACTTCCCCGAGCCCGACCTGGTGCCGATGGCGCCGGCGCGGGAGTGGGTGGAGGAGCTGCGGGCGACCCTGCCGGAGCTTCCGGCCGCGCGCCGCGGGCGCATCCAGCGGGAGTGGAACCTGTCCGACCTGGAGCTGCGGGACGTCGTGAACGCCGGCGCCGTCGACCTCATCGAGGCGACGGTCGCGCAGGGCACCGACGCCGCCGCGGCCCGCAAGTGGTGGATGAACGAGCTGTCGCGGCGCGCCACCGAGCAGGGCGTCGAACTGGCCGACCTGCCGATCACGCCCGAGCAGGTCGCCCGCGTGCAGGCGATGATCAGCGCGGGGGAGCTGAACGACAAGCTGGCCCGCAAGGTGTTCGAGGGCGTCCTCGCGGGCGAGGGCGGCCCGGACGAGGTCGTCGCCGCGCGGGGCCTGAAGGTCGTCAGCGACGAGGGCGAGCTGTCCTCGGTCATCGACCAGGTGATCGCCGGCAACGCGGACGTGGCCGACAAGATCCGCGCCGGTAAGGTCGCGGCGGCCGGCGCCCTCGTCGGCGCCGTGATGAAGGCCACCCGCGGCCAGGCCGACGCCGGCCGCGCCCGCGAACTGATCCTGGAGAAACTCGGCGCCTCCTGA
- a CDS encoding PQQ-dependent sugar dehydrogenase, which yields MRQHTTILVPAVLVSAAALLAACSSSPSGGGAGRTPPPASSTPSGTASGGPGTPRTVTDDLEVPWAVAFLPGGDALVTERDTARLLRVTPSGRKAAAGTVPGVDAQGEGGLLGVAVSPSYRTDHFVYLYYTAASDNRVVRATYDGRLGDLEPIVTGIPKGAVHNGGRLAFGPDKMLYVTTGETGEGGKAQDKDSLGGKILRVTPEGAPAPGNPFGTRIWTYGHRNVQGLAWDGAGRMYATEFGQDHFDEINLIGKGRNYGWPEVEGVGHRKGFTDPLLTWTTDQASPSGLAYANGSLWAAALRGERLWRIPLDNGKAGRPIARLQGRYGRLRAVVRTPDGSLWLTTSNQDGRGAPKPGDDRILDIPLG from the coding sequence ATGCGACAGCACACCACCATCCTCGTCCCGGCCGTCCTGGTCTCGGCGGCCGCGCTCCTTGCGGCCTGCTCGTCCTCGCCGTCCGGGGGCGGGGCGGGCCGGACCCCGCCGCCCGCGTCCAGCACTCCGTCCGGGACGGCGAGCGGCGGGCCGGGCACGCCCCGCACCGTCACCGACGACCTCGAGGTGCCGTGGGCCGTGGCGTTCCTGCCCGGAGGCGACGCGCTGGTCACCGAACGGGACACCGCCCGGCTCCTGCGCGTCACGCCGTCCGGCCGCAAGGCGGCGGCCGGCACGGTGCCCGGCGTGGACGCGCAAGGTGAGGGCGGCCTCCTCGGCGTCGCGGTCTCCCCGTCTTACCGAACCGACCATTTCGTCTACCTCTACTACACGGCCGCGTCCGACAACCGTGTCGTGCGCGCCACCTATGACGGCCGTCTCGGCGACCTGGAACCGATCGTCACCGGCATCCCCAAGGGCGCCGTCCACAACGGCGGACGCCTGGCCTTCGGACCCGACAAGATGCTTTACGTCACCACCGGCGAGACCGGCGAGGGCGGCAAGGCGCAGGACAAGGACTCCCTCGGCGGCAAGATCCTCCGGGTCACGCCCGAGGGCGCGCCCGCGCCCGGCAACCCGTTCGGTACCCGCATCTGGACGTACGGGCACCGCAACGTCCAGGGCCTCGCCTGGGACGGCGCGGGCCGCATGTACGCCACCGAGTTCGGCCAGGACCACTTCGACGAGATCAACCTGATCGGCAAGGGCCGCAACTACGGCTGGCCCGAGGTCGAGGGGGTCGGCCACCGCAAGGGGTTCACCGACCCGCTCCTGACCTGGACGACCGACCAGGCGTCGCCGTCCGGCCTCGCCTACGCGAACGGTTCCCTGTGGGCCGCCGCGCTGCGCGGCGAGCGCCTCTGGCGGATCCCGCTCGACAACGGCAAGGCGGGACGCCCCATCGCCCGGCTCCAGGGCCGCTACGGACGGCTACGCGCGGTCGTCCGCACACCGGACGGCTCACTGTGGCTGACGACCAGCAACCAGGACGGCCGAGGCGCCCCCAAGCCGGGCGACGACCGCATCCTCGACATCCCCCTCGGCTGA
- a CDS encoding putative bifunctional diguanylate cyclase/phosphodiesterase translates to MSGDYARRVPPRALPVALAAIVGVLYATGSLLGWGGRAFIAWTEAGAAGAAAISLLLSSRRPDGPSAEAAGAPGGIWRASWRWYGIAAASWFVGAVGGALAYGSGRSALSLSIPDLFYLVALVALVIGLVAPIRLPRDAGTWLRYAADTYVCACALFVLGWVALFGNLYHRSGESPPEFLLELLYPLIDIVFVCGALPFVLGAARGHRRLAWMGYGALAAIAAADIVTTFVRLDGGGSAEDPSDILRLAGLLLLLLVPWTGPAAEPALPVDDIPEDVAAPAEECGRMIGPGLAPAAVAAAAALFIAGHSIAGNDGLEPAISIAAGSAALVLIARLAALLRENEALRRAVDTGEEHFRALSESINDAVLICDLDATVRHASAGALRTYRYTQDELLGRPLNEIIHPEDLPRVQQVFTEFLDEPAGDVGPQDALRVSCRLRAADGTWLPTESTISRYKGSDGAPSRLLVTTRDLSEQAALQRQVAHLTFHDGLTGLPNRSYFEERTREVLSRQASCGKAAVVFVDMDGFTAVNDSDGHAAGDQVLAQAARRLRANVQADDTVARWGGDEFAVLVQIPPDARETRATVELAGRLLRVLSVDPYQVGNKHIVLTASVGIAFAADAEQPNGGGSDAGRRLRRGAAELIRNGDLAMARAKELGGGRVEVYAPHMHADVVRRLELGSDLQAALAEEQFSVEFQPVVDLATSRVTGVEALLRWRRGSEAVPPEEFIGLAEESGLMIPLGDWMLREACREVARWRGDSWDVGLSVNFTARQIAAPRFVESVAAALAETGLPPQALTLEVREEVLVEDADQNVERLSQLRDLGVRLAIDDFGTGYASLAYLGQLPVDIIKIDPSFVAGLGSDETLTLLTRTIVQLGSDLGLTVVAEGIERSEQLELLREMGCPRGQGFLVARPMAAQRVESLVRTNLAGQARPGDVPLPLPG, encoded by the coding sequence ATGAGCGGCGACTACGCCAGGCGGGTACCGCCGCGTGCGCTGCCGGTCGCCCTGGCGGCGATCGTCGGTGTGCTGTACGCCACCGGCTCGCTGCTCGGCTGGGGCGGCCGTGCCTTCATCGCCTGGACCGAGGCCGGCGCCGCGGGCGCCGCCGCGATCTCCCTGCTGCTGTCGTCCCGGCGCCCCGACGGCCCGTCCGCCGAAGCGGCCGGCGCTCCCGGCGGCATCTGGCGCGCGTCCTGGCGGTGGTACGGCATCGCCGCCGCCTCATGGTTCGTCGGCGCGGTCGGCGGCGCGCTGGCCTACGGCTCCGGCCGCAGCGCCCTGTCGCTGTCGATCCCCGACCTGTTCTACCTGGTCGCGCTGGTCGCGCTCGTCATCGGCCTGGTCGCGCCGATCCGGCTGCCCCGCGACGCGGGGACGTGGCTGCGCTACGCCGCCGACACCTACGTCTGCGCCTGCGCGCTGTTCGTCCTCGGCTGGGTGGCCCTGTTCGGGAACCTGTACCACCGGTCGGGGGAGTCGCCGCCGGAGTTCCTGCTGGAACTGCTGTACCCGCTGATCGACATCGTGTTCGTCTGCGGGGCGCTGCCGTTCGTCCTCGGTGCCGCGCGCGGGCACCGCCGCCTCGCCTGGATGGGGTACGGCGCGCTGGCCGCCATAGCGGCGGCCGACATCGTGACCACGTTCGTCCGGCTGGACGGAGGCGGCTCCGCCGAGGACCCCTCCGACATCCTGCGCCTGGCCGGGCTGCTGCTCCTGCTGCTGGTGCCGTGGACGGGCCCGGCCGCCGAGCCGGCGCTGCCCGTCGACGACATCCCCGAGGACGTCGCGGCGCCCGCCGAGGAGTGCGGCCGCATGATCGGCCCCGGCCTCGCGCCCGCCGCGGTGGCCGCCGCGGCCGCGCTGTTCATCGCGGGCCACTCGATCGCCGGCAACGACGGCCTGGAGCCGGCGATCTCGATCGCCGCGGGCTCGGCCGCGCTGGTGCTGATCGCGCGCCTCGCCGCGCTGCTGCGGGAGAACGAGGCGCTGCGCCGGGCCGTGGACACCGGCGAGGAGCACTTCCGGGCCCTGTCGGAGAGCATCAACGACGCGGTGCTCATCTGCGACCTGGACGCCACCGTCCGGCACGCCAGCGCGGGCGCCCTGCGGACCTACCGCTACACCCAGGACGAGCTGCTCGGCCGCCCGCTGAACGAGATCATCCACCCGGAGGACCTGCCGCGCGTCCAGCAGGTGTTCACCGAGTTCCTGGACGAGCCGGCCGGCGACGTCGGCCCGCAGGACGCGCTGCGCGTGTCGTGCCGGCTGCGCGCCGCGGACGGGACGTGGCTGCCGACGGAGTCCACGATCTCCCGGTACAAGGGCTCGGACGGGGCGCCGTCCCGGCTGCTGGTCACCACCCGCGACCTGAGCGAGCAGGCGGCGCTGCAACGGCAGGTCGCCCATCTGACCTTCCACGACGGGCTGACGGGCCTGCCGAACCGCTCCTACTTCGAGGAGCGCACGCGGGAGGTGCTGTCGCGGCAGGCGTCCTGCGGCAAGGCCGCGGTCGTGTTCGTCGATATGGACGGGTTCACCGCCGTGAACGACTCCGACGGGCACGCCGCCGGCGACCAGGTGCTCGCGCAGGCGGCCCGGCGGCTGCGCGCGAACGTCCAGGCCGACGACACGGTGGCGCGGTGGGGCGGCGACGAGTTCGCCGTCCTGGTGCAGATCCCGCCGGACGCCCGTGAGACGCGTGCCACAGTCGAACTGGCCGGTCGGCTCCTTCGCGTGCTTTCGGTCGACCCTTACCAGGTCGGCAACAAGCACATCGTGCTGACGGCGAGTGTCGGCATCGCGTTCGCCGCTGACGCGGAGCAGCCGAACGGCGGCGGATCGGACGCGGGGCGGCGGCTCCGCCGGGGCGCCGCCGAACTGATCCGCAACGGCGACCTCGCGATGGCCCGTGCGAAGGAGCTCGGCGGCGGGCGCGTCGAGGTGTACGCGCCGCACATGCACGCCGACGTCGTCCGGCGGCTGGAGCTCGGCAGCGACCTGCAGGCGGCGCTCGCCGAGGAGCAGTTCTCCGTGGAGTTCCAGCCGGTCGTCGACCTGGCCACGTCCCGGGTGACCGGCGTGGAGGCGCTGCTGCGCTGGCGCCGGGGGAGCGAGGCGGTACCGCCGGAGGAGTTCATCGGCCTGGCCGAGGAGTCCGGCCTGATGATCCCGCTCGGCGACTGGATGCTGCGGGAGGCGTGCCGGGAGGTCGCCCGCTGGCGCGGCGACTCGTGGGACGTGGGCCTGTCGGTGAACTTCACCGCCCGGCAGATCGCCGCGCCCCGGTTCGTGGAGTCGGTCGCGGCGGCGCTGGCGGAGACGGGGCTGCCGCCGCAGGCGCTCACGCTGGAGGTGCGCGAGGAGGTCCTCGTCGAGGACGCCGACCAGAACGTCGAGCGCCTGTCCCAGCTGCGCGACCTCGGCGTCCGCCTCGCGATCGACGACTTCGGCACCGGGTACGCCTCGCTGGCCTACCTCGGGCAGCTCCCGGTCGACATCATCAAGATCGACCCGTCGTTCGTGGCGGGGCTCGGTTCGGACGAGACCCTGACGCTGCTCACCCGGACGATCGTGCAGCTCGGCAGCGACCTCGGTCTGACCGTGGTGGCGGAGGGCATCGAGCGGTCCGAGCAGCTGGAGCTGCTGCGGGAGATGGGGTGCCCGCGCGGCCAGGGCTTCCTCGTGGCGCGGCCGATGGCGGCGCAGCGCGTCGAGTCGCTGGTGCGGACGAACCTCGCCGGCCAGGCCCGTCCGGGCGACGTCCCGCTCCCGCTGCCGGGGTGA